A portion of the Esox lucius isolate fEsoLuc1 chromosome 20, fEsoLuc1.pri, whole genome shotgun sequence genome contains these proteins:
- the LOC105027448 gene encoding zinc finger protein 501-like isoform X2, with protein MMEDKPNLLLSIHTEPKQESLDSDCDSDALGASMYSEMTSVKMEDKSKILGQNVNIKNEEEKSGVIIKNGEGDLLNQDGIHEVDTLGEKRQEDYNDKKSHDCPHCEKRFLCPSLLKRHVNTHTGEKPYSCSDCRKSVSTLYSLKAHQRIHTGEKPYSCSDCGKSFSTLCSLKAHQRIHTGEKPYSCSDCGKCFITSSHLTSHRRVHTGEKPYTCSDCGTSFSHSSHFKVHQRKHTGEKPYSCSDCGKCFFISAHLASHQKLHTGEKPYSCFDCGKSFFRSSELFCHQRQHTGEKPYICSDCGKSFYRSSELFRHQRVHTGEKPHSCSECGKSFITSSDLTNHQRVHTGEKPYSCSDCGKCFSQLSILKSHQRIHTGEKSFSCSDCGKCFITSSALTKHQRVHTGEKPYSCSDCGKSFIASSDLTSHQRVHTGEKPYSCSYCEKCFTQLGNLKAHQRVHTGEKPYSCSDCGKSFSRLGGLKVHQHTHTGH; from the exons ATG atgGAGGACAAACCCAACCTGCTGCTCTCCATCCACACTGAGCCCAAACAAGAGTCACTGGATTCTGATTGTGACAGTGATGCTCTGGGTGCATCGATGTATTCAGAGATGACCTCAGTGAAGATGGAAGACAAAAGTAAAATACTGGGACAGAATGTTAACATTAAAAACGAAGAAGAGAAGAGTGGGGTTATCATTAAAAATGGAGAGGGGGATTTACTTAATCAAG ATGGGATTCATGAAGTGGACACACTTGGAGAGAAACGACAGGAAGACTACAATGATAAGAAGTCTCACGACTGCCCCCATTGTGAAAAACGTTTCTTATGTCCATCACTGTTAAAAAGACACGTTaacacacatactggagagaaaccttactcctgttctgactgtagGAAGAGTGTCTCTACATTATATAGCCTTAAAGCTCACCAGCGTATTCATAcgggagagaaaccttactcttgttctgactgtgggaagagtttctctacATTATGTAGCCTTAAAGCTCACCAGCGTAttcatactggagagaaaccttattcctgttctgactgtgggaagtgtttcattacatcatctCATCTTACTAGTCACCGGAgggtgcacacaggtgagaagccttacacctgttctgactgtgggactAGCTTCTCTCACTCAAGTCActttaaagttcaccagcgcaaacatactggagagaaaccttactcctgttcagACTGTGGGAAATGTTTCTTTATATCAGCTCATCTTGCTAGTCATCAGAAACTGCACACTGGTgagaagccatactcctgtTTTGACTGTGGAAAAAGTTTCTTTAGATCATCAGAACTTTTTTGTCATCAGAGAcagcacacaggtgagaagccttacatctgttctgactgtgggaagagtttctatAGGTCATCTGAACTTTTTagacatcagagagtgcacacaggtgagaagcctcaCTCCTGTTCTgagtgtgggaagagtttcattACATCATCTGATCTTACTAATCATCAGAGAGtgcatacaggagagaagccttactcttgttctgactgtgggaagtgtttctctcaattaagTATCCTTAAATCTCATCAGCggatacatactggagagaagtcgttctcctgttctgactgtgggaaatgttttattacatcaTCTGCACTTACTaaacatcagagagtgcacacaggtgagaagccttactcctgttctgactgtgggaagagtttcattGCATCATCTGATCTTACTagtcatcagagagtgcacacaggagagaagccttactcctgttcttaCTGTGAGAAGTGTTTCACTCAATTAGGTAACCTTAAAGCTCACCAGCGCGTACATACTGgggagaagccttactcctgttctgactgtgggaagagtttctctcgaTTAGGTGGCCTTAAAGTTCATcagcacacacatactggaCATTAA
- the LOC105027446 gene encoding zinc finger protein 883 has product MSLFYQREDKPSLLLSFHTEPKQESLDSGCDSGAQCSLVDSEMTSVKQEDCSQTLGQNVTIKDEEEENNGVVIKKEEGELLDQDEIPVVETSGEKQQEENNEKTHHCPHCEKPFFSLSVLRRHINAHTGEKPYSCSECGKSFSQLGNLKAHQHIHTGEKPYSCSDCGKSFSQLGNLKVHQHIHTGEKPYSCSDCGKCFISSSYLSIHKRQHTGEKPYSCSDCGKCFFRSSELTIHQRLHTGERPYTCSDCGKCFSQLGGLQTHQRIHTGEKPYSCSDCGRCFISSSLLTIHTRQHTGEKPFSCSVCGKCFFRSSSLSSHQRVHTGEKPYSCSDCGKCFSQLGGLNAHQRLHTGEKPYSCSDCGRCFISSSLLTVHKRLHTGEKPYSCSVCGKCFFRSSGLNIHRRLHTGEKPYSCSDCGKCFFRSSALNSHQRVHTGEKPYYCSDCGKSFSQLGVLKAHQRIHTGEKPYSCSDCGKCFISSSELSRHQRRHTGVKPYSCSYCEKCFSKLYNLKAHQRIHTGEKPYSCSDCGKCFIRSTDLTSHQRMHTGEKPYSCSDCEKCFSQLCNLKAHQRVHTGVKPYSCSDCGKCFSLLGGLKAHQRIHTG; this is encoded by the exons ATG tctttattttatcagagggaggacaaacccagcctgctgctctccttccacactgaacCCAAACAAGAGTCACTGGATTCTGGGTGTGACAGTGGAGCTCAGTGTtcattggtggattcagagatgacatcagtgaaGCAGGAAGACTGCAGTCAAACACTGGGACAGAATGTTACCATTAAAGATGAAGAAGAGGAAAATAATGGGGTTGTAATTAAAAAGGAAGAGGGGGAATTACTTGATCAAG ATGAGATTCCTGTAGTGGAGACATCtggagagaaacaacaggaagagAACAATGAGAAGACACACCACTGCCCCCATTGTGAaaaacctttcttttctctATCAGTGTTAAGAAGACATATTAAcgcacatactggagagaaaccttactcctgttctgaatgtgggaagagtttctctcagttAGGTAACCTTAAAGCTCACCAgcacatacatactggagagaagccttattcctgttctgactgtgggaagagtttctctcagttaggtaaccttaaagttcaccagcacatacatactggagagaagccttactcatGTTCAGACTGtggcaaatgttttattagCTCATCTTATCTTTCTATTCATAAGAGAcagcacacaggtgagaagccatactcctgttctgactgtgggaagtgtttctttagATCATCTGAGCTTACTATACATCAGAgactgcacacaggtgagaggcCTTATAcctgttctgattgtgggaagtgtttctctcaattaggtggCCTTCaaactcaccagcgcatacatactggagagaagccttactcctgttcagACTGTGGGAGATGTTTTATTAGCTCATCTCTTCTTACTATTCATACGAGAcagcacacaggtgagaagcctttctcctgttctgtctgtggaaagtgtttcttTAGATCATCTTCACTTAGTAGTCATCAGAGAGTGCatacaggtgagaagccttactcctgttctgactgtgggaaatgttTCTCTCAGTTAGGTGGCCTAAATGCTCACCAGCGcttacatactggagagaaaccttactcctgttctgactgtgggagaTGTTTTATTAGCTCATCTCTTCTTACTGTTCATAAGAgactgcacacaggtgagaagccatactcctgttctgtctgtggaaagtgtttcttTAGATCATCTGGACTTAATATTCATCGGAGACTGCATACTGGTGAGAAGCCCTACTCATGTTCAgactgtggaaagtgtttcttTAGATCATCTGCACTTAATagtcatcagagagtgcacacaggtgaaaagCCATACtactgttctgactgtgggaagagtttctctcaattaggtgtccttaaagctcaccagcgcatacatactggagagaagccttactcctgttctgactgtgggaagtgttttatttcttcGTCTGAGCTTAGTAGACATCAGAGGAGGCATACGGGTGTGAAGCCTTACTCGTGTTCTTACTGTGAGAAGTGTTTCTCTAAGTTATATAACCTTAaagctcaccagcgcatacatacaggagagaagccttactcctgttctgactgtgggaagtgtttcattagatCAACTGACCTAACTAGTCATCAGAGAATGCATactggtgagaagccttactcctgttctgattgTGAGAAGTGTTTTTCTCAGTTATGTAACCTCAAAGCTCACCAGCGCGTACATACTGGAgtgaagccttactcctgttctgactgtgggaagtgtttttctCTTTTAGGTGGCCTTAaagctcaccagcgcatacatactggttag
- the LOC105027448 gene encoding zinc finger protein 501-like isoform X1 has translation MDEDQSCIKMEDKPNLLLSIHTEPKQESLDSDCDSDALGASMYSEMTSVKMEDKSKILGQNVNIKNEEEKSGVIIKNGEGDLLNQDGIHEVDTLGEKRQEDYNDKKSHDCPHCEKRFLCPSLLKRHVNTHTGEKPYSCSDCRKSVSTLYSLKAHQRIHTGEKPYSCSDCGKSFSTLCSLKAHQRIHTGEKPYSCSDCGKCFITSSHLTSHRRVHTGEKPYTCSDCGTSFSHSSHFKVHQRKHTGEKPYSCSDCGKCFFISAHLASHQKLHTGEKPYSCFDCGKSFFRSSELFCHQRQHTGEKPYICSDCGKSFYRSSELFRHQRVHTGEKPHSCSECGKSFITSSDLTNHQRVHTGEKPYSCSDCGKCFSQLSILKSHQRIHTGEKSFSCSDCGKCFITSSALTKHQRVHTGEKPYSCSDCGKSFIASSDLTSHQRVHTGEKPYSCSYCEKCFTQLGNLKAHQRVHTGEKPYSCSDCGKSFSRLGGLKVHQHTHTGH, from the exons atgGAGGACAAACCCAACCTGCTGCTCTCCATCCACACTGAGCCCAAACAAGAGTCACTGGATTCTGATTGTGACAGTGATGCTCTGGGTGCATCGATGTATTCAGAGATGACCTCAGTGAAGATGGAAGACAAAAGTAAAATACTGGGACAGAATGTTAACATTAAAAACGAAGAAGAGAAGAGTGGGGTTATCATTAAAAATGGAGAGGGGGATTTACTTAATCAAG ATGGGATTCATGAAGTGGACACACTTGGAGAGAAACGACAGGAAGACTACAATGATAAGAAGTCTCACGACTGCCCCCATTGTGAAAAACGTTTCTTATGTCCATCACTGTTAAAAAGACACGTTaacacacatactggagagaaaccttactcctgttctgactgtagGAAGAGTGTCTCTACATTATATAGCCTTAAAGCTCACCAGCGTATTCATAcgggagagaaaccttactcttgttctgactgtgggaagagtttctctacATTATGTAGCCTTAAAGCTCACCAGCGTAttcatactggagagaaaccttattcctgttctgactgtgggaagtgtttcattacatcatctCATCTTACTAGTCACCGGAgggtgcacacaggtgagaagccttacacctgttctgactgtgggactAGCTTCTCTCACTCAAGTCActttaaagttcaccagcgcaaacatactggagagaaaccttactcctgttcagACTGTGGGAAATGTTTCTTTATATCAGCTCATCTTGCTAGTCATCAGAAACTGCACACTGGTgagaagccatactcctgtTTTGACTGTGGAAAAAGTTTCTTTAGATCATCAGAACTTTTTTGTCATCAGAGAcagcacacaggtgagaagccttacatctgttctgactgtgggaagagtttctatAGGTCATCTGAACTTTTTagacatcagagagtgcacacaggtgagaagcctcaCTCCTGTTCTgagtgtgggaagagtttcattACATCATCTGATCTTACTAATCATCAGAGAGtgcatacaggagagaagccttactcttgttctgactgtgggaagtgtttctctcaattaagTATCCTTAAATCTCATCAGCggatacatactggagagaagtcgttctcctgttctgactgtgggaaatgttttattacatcaTCTGCACTTACTaaacatcagagagtgcacacaggtgagaagccttactcctgttctgactgtgggaagagtttcattGCATCATCTGATCTTACTagtcatcagagagtgcacacaggagagaagccttactcctgttcttaCTGTGAGAAGTGTTTCACTCAATTAGGTAACCTTAAAGCTCACCAGCGCGTACATACTGgggagaagccttactcctgttctgactgtgggaagagtttctctcgaTTAGGTGGCCTTAAAGTTCATcagcacacacatactggaCATTAA
- the LOC105027447 gene encoding interferon alpha/beta receptor 1b-like isoform X1 has translation MHQYIALVLGSLTIHNGLGSVLGEVLVPQNVTLSTMNTQYILIWDWDQNSTGRPATFTAEYIATVKLARNKTWVSVCNGTTAAFCDFTGSNLIYLGTFMFRVRASVDGHTSKWVQKVFCPHKDAVLGPPSKVELAPAGNLLDVYISAPLTSTQVPMRIFRAIYYRIEYWSQWDDPQGLKREVLNTSHTLVTLPGLDAWTRYCVTVQARYDYYNKASCYIAPMCMQTEGDTPHWQIFLYFLMALVCFLLVLLLCYAKFRCYKVLKNTFYPSNQLSYHIQEYLYDFPSSDLPCLLTPDSELCCDRLSVCPEVVLLEVHVPPPVTESEQDSGRHIRQDSGDSGMHSTEGGSAQQHCCSSAGSEPVGRDQEVDSLQMAEKVRMKEMGKTPVDGVVDEGVGAIFGHC, from the exons ATGCACCAGTACATTGCTCTTGTCCTCGGTTCTCTTACAATACATAACGGTCTCG GGTCAGTGCTGGGAGAGGTGCTCGTACCTCAGAACGTAACCCTGTCGACCATgaacacacagtacattttgATTTGGGACTGGGACCAGAACAGCACTGGCCGCCCTGCTACCTTCACTGCGGAGTACATAGC GACGGTCAAGTTGGCGAGGAATAAAACCTGGGTTTCTGTATGCAATGGGACCACTGCCGCCTTCTGTGACTTCACCGGCTCTAATCTGATCTACCTTGGCACGTTTATGTTCAGGGTGCGTGCCAGTGTGGACGGACACACCTCCAAATGGGTCCAGAAAGTCTTCTGCCCTCATAAAGATG CTGTGCTGGGGCCTCCGTCCAAGGTGGAGCTGGCGCCTGCTGGTAACCTGCTGGACGTGTACATCTCCGCCCCGCTGACCAGCACCCAAGTCCCCATGAGAATTTTCCGCGCCATATATTACCGCATAGAGTACTGGAGCCAATGGGATGATCCCCAG GGCCTGAAGCGAGAAGTGCTAAACACATCCCACACCCTGGTGACCCTCCCCGGGCTGGACGCCTGGACCCGGTACTGTGTCACTGTCCAGGCCCGCTACGACTACTACAACAAGGCCAGTTGCTACATAGCGCCCATGTGCATGCAGACTGAGG GTGACACCCCACATTGGCAGATCTTCCTGTACTTCCTGATGGCTCTGGTGTGTTTCCTGTTGGTGTTGCTGCTCTGCTACGCCAAGTTCAGGTGCTACAAGGTCCTCAAAAACACCTTCTACCCCTCAAACCAGCTGTCTTATCACATCCAGGAG TACCTCTACGACTTCCCCAGCTCGGACCTGCCCTGCCTCCTCACCCCGGACTCGGAGTTGTGCTGCGACAGGCTGAGTGTGTGTCCCGAGGTGGTGCTGCTGGAGGTCCACGTCCCCCCTCCCGTCACGGAGTCGGAGCAGGACAGCGGCAGGCACATCCGCCAGGACAGCGGGGACTCTGGTATGCACTCCACAGAGGGAGGCTCCGCCCAGCAGCACTGTTGCAGCAGCGCAGGGAGTGAGCCAGTCGGGAGAGACCAGGAAGTGGACTCCTTGCAGATGGCGGAGAAGGTGCGGATGAAGGAGATGGGGAAAACCCCTGTAGATGGAGTTGTGGACGAGGGCGTTGGGGCCATTTTTGGCCATTGTTGA
- the LOC105027447 gene encoding interferon alpha/beta receptor 1b-like isoform X2: MDYRTIGKQLGSVLGEVLVPQNVTLSTMNTQYILIWDWDQNSTGRPATFTAEYIATVKLARNKTWVSVCNGTTAAFCDFTGSNLIYLGTFMFRVRASVDGHTSKWVQKVFCPHKDAVLGPPSKVELAPAGNLLDVYISAPLTSTQVPMRIFRAIYYRIEYWSQWDDPQGLKREVLNTSHTLVTLPGLDAWTRYCVTVQARYDYYNKASCYIAPMCMQTEGDTPHWQIFLYFLMALVCFLLVLLLCYAKFRCYKVLKNTFYPSNQLSYHIQEYLYDFPSSDLPCLLTPDSELCCDRLSVCPEVVLLEVHVPPPVTESEQDSGRHIRQDSGDSGMHSTEGGSAQQHCCSSAGSEPVGRDQEVDSLQMAEKVRMKEMGKTPVDGVVDEGVGAIFGHC; encoded by the exons atggactacaggacaataggcaagcagcttg GGTCAGTGCTGGGAGAGGTGCTCGTACCTCAGAACGTAACCCTGTCGACCATgaacacacagtacattttgATTTGGGACTGGGACCAGAACAGCACTGGCCGCCCTGCTACCTTCACTGCGGAGTACATAGC GACGGTCAAGTTGGCGAGGAATAAAACCTGGGTTTCTGTATGCAATGGGACCACTGCCGCCTTCTGTGACTTCACCGGCTCTAATCTGATCTACCTTGGCACGTTTATGTTCAGGGTGCGTGCCAGTGTGGACGGACACACCTCCAAATGGGTCCAGAAAGTCTTCTGCCCTCATAAAGATG CTGTGCTGGGGCCTCCGTCCAAGGTGGAGCTGGCGCCTGCTGGTAACCTGCTGGACGTGTACATCTCCGCCCCGCTGACCAGCACCCAAGTCCCCATGAGAATTTTCCGCGCCATATATTACCGCATAGAGTACTGGAGCCAATGGGATGATCCCCAG GGCCTGAAGCGAGAAGTGCTAAACACATCCCACACCCTGGTGACCCTCCCCGGGCTGGACGCCTGGACCCGGTACTGTGTCACTGTCCAGGCCCGCTACGACTACTACAACAAGGCCAGTTGCTACATAGCGCCCATGTGCATGCAGACTGAGG GTGACACCCCACATTGGCAGATCTTCCTGTACTTCCTGATGGCTCTGGTGTGTTTCCTGTTGGTGTTGCTGCTCTGCTACGCCAAGTTCAGGTGCTACAAGGTCCTCAAAAACACCTTCTACCCCTCAAACCAGCTGTCTTATCACATCCAGGAG TACCTCTACGACTTCCCCAGCTCGGACCTGCCCTGCCTCCTCACCCCGGACTCGGAGTTGTGCTGCGACAGGCTGAGTGTGTGTCCCGAGGTGGTGCTGCTGGAGGTCCACGTCCCCCCTCCCGTCACGGAGTCGGAGCAGGACAGCGGCAGGCACATCCGCCAGGACAGCGGGGACTCTGGTATGCACTCCACAGAGGGAGGCTCCGCCCAGCAGCACTGTTGCAGCAGCGCAGGGAGTGAGCCAGTCGGGAGAGACCAGGAAGTGGACTCCTTGCAGATGGCGGAGAAGGTGCGGATGAAGGAGATGGGGAAAACCCCTGTAGATGGAGTTGTGGACGAGGGCGTTGGGGCCATTTTTGGCCATTGTTGA